ccccccccccccacccacccacccacccacccaaccattttttttttgcattttttaagacttgacttgttgaacataatgtctacttaattgaccatatatttctctcccaaactccaaTAGACCTGATTCTTTCGCTAACTTAGAGTTAACTCAATGACCTATATTTATGAGGATTATCatcttcaactcaaattcaatgcaTGGActccaaaaattatttaaaagtgTTTATAAAGTGATGACTCTCAACTCCCACAGAATATTTATCACTCTGAgagtgttgactatgttgacaacaatgaacaatatCATAACTAAGCCACATAACTCAGTAAGACTTTGGACATGTGAGGtctatgaatttagaattggtgttgaatgatattcaattatatgtcttagaacttataatgagacatgggatATACATGCATTAATGTTGATATTGTAGATGTATTGATCAATAGATTCTGGTATTTATgcaataattccttaatttatatgaatgtactaccaaattttttttttctatttgtttgaaatctacatatttaaaacccgtaccatccctcttttttttatttttttattttatttttaccatTATCTTCTTTTTTACCATTTAATTAACTATATCATTTAGAAATTTTCATTGTTTAAAACCTCAACCgtccatttccattttttactGTTCTCGTTTTTGAGAGCAATGGTCCTCAACAAGAGGAAGGATCTCTAGTGGGGCATTTCTAATTGGATTTGAGAGGCACCCAACTACCTCTAACTACTCAAATTCAACCTTAAATATGAATTAGCCCAAGTTGATGGCATTTTAAATTCCCTCTTTGATAATTTCAGCCTCCCCGCTAAGGATAGAATAAAGTTTGCCGAACAGATAAGAAGAGGAAGACTGGAATGCTCATGAAGGATAAATCCCTAGACACCAAAAGAGGTCTCTTTCACACAGGATGCATCCAAGTTGATTTTAATTTCTCCGTGAAAAATAGATCAAGAGACATTGATAGGCATCCTTACAACTATTTAAGTCCaagggaaatttaaagggaatggtagtgaaaatattcaaattttacaaaaggaatttatataatcatgactccatgtgattatataaactacttaaatatttagtgatgataaattttacatggaatttttatgggggaaaaaaaaagtaagatcGTGACCTCTACACCTAGACGTAGGGAGAGGTGAAATGCCTGCCCCACcttataaaaaatagaaatcccaCCTCTAATGATGCTTCCCTGTATGCTCTCATTGGTATACTATTTTTTGGGGAAccctcttctaatttttttttttttttataacaaaattttttggatgcaaagtaaagtaaaatttttttatttgataaaaataaagcGAAGCTTCAAAGAAGGCTTGGGCCTAGTGGACTGTGGAGTGGTTTGGGAGAttagattttagggttggtcTACTAGTGCCACCAGTCATGAGCAATTGTGACTCGAAACCTTGAAGGAGATCAATAATGGAAGGAGACTTCGCATCTGGAAGGAAGACTTTACCTTAAACTTAAACTTTACCTCCGTACGAGAAGGGAAAATAATCTTCTCCAACGCGTTGAGGTGGTGGTGAATTTCCGAGAAAGAGTgggagggaaaggaaaagaacaaGCGTGGGGCTCTAGACGGTGAGAGTAGAAAATAAGGAACGACTTACAAGATTGTTGCCCGCCTAATAAATCTGGATCTGCAATCGAAGAGTGAATGGTAGACTTCTCCATGGAAGCCCGATCATTATCTGCGTCGTTGAACTCCTACTTCtccccctcctccccctcctcctcctcctcctcatcatcatcatctggtCGAAGATTGAAGATTGATTATTTAGaaaaagattttgcaatgaaaagaaaattctcaTCTTTCGAAGAAGATTTCTCCATGGCAGCCCGATCATCTGCgtcttcctcctcctcatctgGTCGGAGTTTTGAAGTATTCCTTAACTTCAGGGGTATAGGTACTCGCAACACCTTTACCAGCCACCTCTACAATGCCTTGGATGCTGCCGGAATTCATACTTTCATGGACAACGTTGAACTCCGCACTGGGAGGAGATCGGCCCAGAGCCACTCTCTGCGATCCAGCGGTCGAGAATCTCTATCCCCATCTTCTCAAAGAACTACGCTTCGAGCAAATGGTGCCTCAAGAACTCGTCGAGATCGTTGAGTGCAAGAAAACCATGAATCAAGTTGTCCTGCCCATCTTTTACGATGTTGATCCCGCCGACGTCCGTCACCATACTGGGACCTATGCGGAGGATCTTCAGGTACAAAATAAGCGTGTCGATCAGAGGATCATTGACGAGTGGAAAAAGGCTCTTACAGAGGTTGGGGGATTGAAGGGATGGGATTTGAAGAACATCGATGGAGGGTAAGTCCAACAATCCCTAATTCNNNNNNNNNNNNNNNNNNNNNNNNNNNNNNNNNNNNNNNNNNNNNNNNNNNNNNNNNNNNNNNNNNNNNNNNNNNNNNNNNNNNNNNNNNNNNNNNNNNNNNNNNNNNNNNNNNNNNNNNNNNNNNNNNNNNNNNNNNNNNNNNNNNNNNNNNNNNNNNNNNNNNNNNNNNNNNNNNNNNNNNNNNNNNNNNNNNNNNNNNNNNNNNNNNNNNNNNNNNNNNNNNNNNNNNNNNNNNNNNNNNNNNNNNNNNNNNNNNNNNNNNNNNNNNNNNNNNNNNNNNNNNNNNNNNNNNNNNNNNNNNNNNNNNNNNNNNNNNNNNNNNNNNNNNNNNNNNNNNNNNNNNNNNNNNNNNNNNNNNNNNNNNNNNNNNNNNNNNNNNNNNNNNNNNNNNNNNNNNNNNNNNNNNNNNNNNNNNNNNNNNNNNNNNNNNNNNNNNNNNNNNNNNNNNNNNNNNNNNNNNNNNNNNNNNNNNNNNNNNNNNNNNNNNNNNNNNNNNNNNNNNNNNNNNNNNNNNNNNNNNNNNNNNNNNNNNNNNNNNNNNNNNNNNNNNNNNNNNNNNNNNNNNNNNNNNNNNNNNNNNNNNNNNNNNNNNNNNNNNNNNNNNNNNNNNNNNNNNNNNNNNNNNNNNNNNNNNNNNNNNNNNNNNNNNNNNNNNNNNNNNNNNNNNNNNNNNNNNNNNNNNNNNNNNNNNNNNNNNNNNNNNNNNNNNNNNNNNNNNNNNNNNNNNNNNNNNNNNNNNNNNNNNNNNNNNNNNNNNNNNNNNNNNNNNNNNNNNNNNNNNNNNNNNNNNNNNNNNNNNNNNNNNNNNNNNNNNNNNNNNNNNNNNNNNNNNNNNNNNNNNNNNNNNNNNNNNNNNNNNNNNNNNNNNNNNNNNNNNNNNNNNNNNNNNNNNNNNNNNNNNNNNNNNNNNNNNNNNNNNNNNNNNNNNNNNNNNNNNNNNNNNNNNNNNNNNNNNNNNNNNNNNNNNNNNNNNNNNNNNNNNNNNNNNNNNNNNNNNNNNNNNNNNNNNNNNNNNNNNNNNNNNNNNNNNNNNNNNNNNNNNNNNNNNNNNNNNNNNNNNNNNNNNNNNNNNNNNNNNNNNNNNNNNNNNNNNNNNNNNNNNNNNNNNNNNNNNNNNNNNNNNNNNNNNNNNNNNNNNNNNNNNNNNNNNNNNNNNNNNNNNNNNNNNNNNNNNNNNNNNNNNNNNNNNNNNNNNNNNNNNNNNNNNNNNNNNNNNNNNNNNNNNNNNNNNNNNNNNNNNNNNNNNNNNNNNNNNNNNNNNNNNNNNNNNNNNNNNNNNNNNNNNNNNNNNNNNNNNNNNNNNNNNNNNNNNNNNNNNNNNNNNNNNNNNNNNNNNNNNNNNNNNNNNNNNNNNNNNNNNNNNNNNNNNNNNNNNNNNNNNNNNNNNNNNNNNNNNNNNNNNNNNNNNNNNNNNNNNNNNNNNNNNNNNNNNNNNNNNNNNNNNNNNNNNNNNNNNNNNNNNNNNNNNNNNNNNNNNNNNNNNNNNNNNNNNNNNNNNNNNNNNNNNNNNNNNNNNNNNNNNNNNNNNNNNNNNNNNNNNNNNNNNNNNNNNNNNNNNNNNNNNNNNNNNNNNNNNNNNNNNNNNNNNNNNNNNNNNNNNNNNNNNNNNNNNNNNNNNNNNNNNNNNNNNNNNNNNNNNNNNNNNNNNNNNNNNNNNNNNNNNNNNNNNNNNNNNNNNNNNNNNNNNNNNNNNNNNNNNNNNNNNNNNNNNNNNNNNNNNNNNNNNNNNNNNNNNNNNNNNNNNNNNNNNNNNNNNNNNNNNNNNNNNNNNNNNNNNNNNNNNNNNNNNNNNNNNNNNNNNNNNNNNNNNNNNNNNNNNNNNNNNNNNNNNNNNNNNNNNNNNNNNNNNNNNNNNNNNNNNNNNNNNNNNNNNNNNNNNNNNNNNNNNNNNNNNNNNNNNNNNNNNNNNNNNNNNNNNNNNNNNNNNNNNNNNNNNNNNNNNNNNNNNNNNNNNNNNNNNNNNNNNNNNNNNNNNNNNNNNNNNNNNNNNNNNNNNNNNNNNNNNNNNNNNNNNNNNNNNNNNNNNNNNNNNNNNNNNNNNNNNNNNNNNNNNNNNNNNNNNNNNNNNNNNNNNNNNNNNNNNNNNNNNNNNNNNNNNNNNNNNNNNNNNNNNNNNNNNNNNNNNNNNNNNNNNNNNNNNNNNNNNNNNNNNNNNNNNNNNNNNNNNNNNNNNNNNNNNNNNNNNNNNNNNNNNNNNNNNNNNNNNNNNNNNNNNNNNNNNNNNNNNNNNNNNNNNNNNNNNNNNNNNNNNNNNNNNNNNNNNNNNNNNNNNNNNNNNNNNNNNNNNNNNNNNNNNNNNNNNNNNNNNNNNNNNNNNNNNNNNNNNNNNNNNNNNNNNNNNNNNNNNNNNNNNNNNNNNNNNNNNNNNNNNNNNNNNNNNNNNNNNNNNNNNNNNNNNNNNNNNNNNNNNNNNNNNNNNNNNNNNNNNNNNNNNNNNNNNNNNNNNNNNNNNNNNNNNNNNNNNNNNNNNNNNNNNNNNNNNNNNNNNNNNNNNNNNNNNNNNNNNNNNNNNNNNNNNNNNNNNNNNNNNNNNNNNNNNNNNNNNNNNNNNNNNNNNNNNNNNNNNNNNNNNNNNNNNNNNNNNNNNNNNNNNNNNNNNNNNNNNNNNNNNNNNNNNNNNNNNNNNNNNNNNNNNNNNNNNNNNNNNNNNNNNNNNNNNNNNNNNNNNNNNNNNNNNNNNNNNNNNNNNNNNNNNNNNNNNNNNNNNNNNNNNNNNNNNNNNNNNNNNNNNNNNNNNNNNNNNNNNNNNNNNNNNNNNNNNNNNNNNNNNNNNNNNNNNNNNNNNNNNNNNNNNNNNNNNNNNNNNNNNNNNNNNNNNNNNNNNNNNNNNNNNNNNNNNNNNNNNNNNNNNNNNNNNNNNNNNNNNNNNNNNNNNNNNNNNNNNNNNNNNNNNNNNNNNNNNNNNNNNNNNNNNNNNNNNNNNNNNNNNNNNNNNNNNNNNNNNNNNNNNNNNNNNNNNNNNNNNNNNNNNNNNNNNNNNNNNNNNNNNNNNNNNNNNNNNNNNNNNNNNNNNNNNNNNNNNNNNNNNNNNNNNNNNNNNNNNNNNNNNNNNNNNNNNNNNNNNNNNNNNNNNNNNNNNNNNNNNNNNNNNNNNNNNNNNNNNNNNNNNNNNNNNNNNNNNNNNNNNNNNNNNNNNNNNNNNNNNNNNNNNNNNNNNNNNNNNNNNNNNNNNNNNNNNNNNNNNNNNNNNNNNNNNNNNNNNNNNNNNNNNNNNNNNNNNNNNNNNNNNNNNNNNNNNNNNNNNNNNNNNNNNNNNNNNNNNNNNNNNNNNNNNNNNNNNNNNNNNNNNNNNNNNNNNNNNNN
This is a stretch of genomic DNA from Macadamia integrifolia cultivar HAES 741 unplaced genomic scaffold, SCU_Mint_v3 scaffold3204, whole genome shotgun sequence. It encodes these proteins:
- the LOC122067900 gene encoding disease resistance protein RPS6-like isoform X1, whose translation is MPWMLPEFILSWTTLNSALGGDRPRATLCDPAVENLYPHLLKELRFEQMVPQELVEIVECKKTMNQVVLPIFYDVDPADVRHHTGTYAEDLQVQNKRVDQRIIDEWKKALTEVGGLKGWDLKNIDGGNPLLDIRRRYSNKSLLPD
- the LOC122067900 gene encoding disease resistance protein RPS6-like isoform X2, whose amino-acid sequence is MPWMLPEFILSWTTLNSALGGDRPRATLCDPAVENLYPHLLKELRFEQMVPQELVEIVECKKTMNQVVLPIFYDVDPADVRHHTGTYAEDLQVQNKRVDQRIIDEWKKALTEVGGLKGWDLKNIDGGDL